A single window of Mangifera indica cultivar Alphonso chromosome 18, CATAS_Mindica_2.1, whole genome shotgun sequence DNA harbors:
- the LOC123201803 gene encoding probable pectinesterase/pectinesterase inhibitor 61, with the protein MGYGRLHPPLNDHDHATSAPSIPSTPRKDKKLIFISALAIALIVISLVAAILFVGFKSRAGSGPRNHRKPTQAISRTCSKTLYPTICVNSLLDFPGSLTASEQDLVHISFNMTLQHFSKALYSTSGISNLQMDTRVRSAFDACLELLDDSVDALTLSLGFVVHIPGGNSNSNDREDVLTWLSAALTNQDTCKDGFSDLGGGVKDQVAEKLQDLSELVSNCLAIFAACNSDDFSGVPIQNRRRLLEDDKSGENSDRLPRWLNRKDRRLLDLPVSAIQADIIVSKDGNGTVKTISEAIKKVAENSKRRTIIYVRAGRYEEGSTIKVGRKKKNVMLLGDGKGKTVISGGKSVQDNITTFHTASFAATGSGFIVRDITFENWAGPTKHQAVALRIGADRTVVYRCNIIGYQDTLYVHSNRQFYRECDIYGTVDFIFGNAAVVLQNCSIYARKPMENQRNTITAQGRKDPNQNTGISIHACRLYTTSDLEASKGSFHTYLGRPWKLYSRVVYMLTYMGDHIHPRGWLEWNATFALDTLYYGEYMNFGPGGAVGQRVKWPGYRVITSPVEASKFTVAQFIYGSSWLPSTGVAFLAGLST; encoded by the exons ATGGGCTACGGCCGGCTCCATCCCCCCTTGAACGACCATGATCATGCCACCTCAGCTCCATCCATCCCCTCCACACCCAGGAAAGATAAGAAACTTATTTTCATCTCCGCTTTGGCTATTGCTTTAATTGTTATTTCACTTGTCGCCGCCATTCTCTTTGTCGGTTTTAAATCCCGGGCCGGCTCTGGCCCAAGAAACCATCGCAAGCCGACTCAGGCCATTTCGAGAACTTGCAGCAAGACGCTCTACCCAACTATCTGTGTCAACTCGCTACTCGACTTCCCGGGTTCACTCACCGCTTCGGAGCAGGACCTCGTCCACATTTCTTTCAACATGACGCTGCAGCACTTCAGCAAGGCGTTGTACTCCACTTCGGGGATCTCCAATCTCCAGATGGACACACGTGTACGGTCGGCGTTCGACGCGTGTTTGGAACTCCTAGACGACTCGGTTGACGCCCTCACGCTCTCGCTCGGCTTCGTCGTTCATATACCGGGCGGGAACAGTAACTCGAACGATAGAGAAGACGTGCTGACGTGGCTGAGTGCCGCGCTGACTAATCAGGACACGTGTAAGGACGGATTTTCGGATTTGGGAGGAGGCGTGAAAGATCAAGTGGCGGAGAAGTTGCAGGACTTGTCCGAACTGGTGAGTAATTGTTTAGCGATTTTTGCAGCGTGTAATAGCGACGATTTCTCGGGGGTGCCTATACAGAATAGGAGGAGATTACTGGAGGACGATAAATCAGGGGAAAATAGTGATAGGCTTCCGAGGTGGTTGAATAGGAAGGATAGAAGACTGTTGGATTTGCCCGTCTCGGCAATACAAGCCGATATAATCGTGTCAAAAGATGGAAATGGGACGGTTAAGACGATTTCTGAAGCGATTAAAAAGGTGGCTGAGAATAGTAAACGCCGGACAATTATTTACGTGAGGGCAGGAAG GTACGAAGAGGGTAGTACAATAAAGGTggggagaaagaagaagaatgtgATGTTGCTAGGAGATGGTAAGGGCAAAACCGTGATTTCAGGAGGAAAAAGTGTTCAGGATAACATAACAACTTTTCACACCGCATCCTTcg CTGCAACAGGTTCAGGATTCATCGTCCGTGACATAACGTTCGAGAATTGGGCAGGCCCCACGAAGCACCAAGCTGTAGCTCTCCGAATTGGAGCCGATCGTACAGTGGTGTACCGTTGCAACATAATCGGATACCAAGACACTCTCTATGTACACTCCAACCGTCAATTTTACCGAGAATGTGACATTTACGGTACGGTAGACTTCATCTTCGGTAACGCTGCTGTCGTCTTACAAAACTGTAGCATTTATGCTAGAAAACCAATGGAAAACCAAAGAAATACCATAACAGCTCAGGGCAGAAAAGACCCAAATCAGAATACCGGCATTTCGATCCACGCCTGTAGGCTCTATACAACGTCCGATCTCGAAGCATCAAAAGGAAGCTTCCACACGTATCTCGGGAGGCCTTGGAAACTTTATTCCAGGGTGGTTTATATGTTAACTTACATGGGGGATCATATTCACCCAAGAGGATGGCTTGAATGGAACGCTACGTTCGCCCTGGATACTCTCTACTACGGCGAGTATATGAACTTTGGCCCCGGAGGCGCCGTCGGGCAGCGGGTTAAGTGGCCGGGTTATAGAGTGATTACATCCCCGGTGGAGGCCAGCAAGTTCACCGTTGCACAGTTTATTTATGGGTCATCTTGGTTGCCATCAACTGGAGTGGCGTTCTTGGCAGGATtatcaacttaa